One window of Caldisericia bacterium genomic DNA carries:
- a CDS encoding aminopeptidase P family protein, whose translation MKFKIPNEVTHFLVTKIENIRYLTNFSGEEGFLLIDSNSSNLIVDSRFTIQANEEVYKNVKVIEYKPPIEEFLANEFKIEKIGLEDKVIYSFYELISKKFGKENVFVFKDIIENLRIVKREDEIEKIKKAEEIAEKAFLKTLELVKEGVSERDLQIELDYQMKIFGGEKNGFDTIILFGERGALPHGKPSNRKLKNGEAIIFDFGTIFEGYHSDCTRTVFFGKQSDEFMRAFQVVYDAQRLGIENAKSEMKSKDVDKISRDYIKNMGFGEYFGHGLGHGVGLEIHEKPALNPRDETILKENMVVTIEPGIYIENKFGIRIEDIIVIKEKELINLTNLPKIIEI comes from the coding sequence ATGAAATTTAAAATACCTAATGAAGTAACTCATTTTTTGGTAACTAAAATTGAAAATATAAGATACCTTACAAATTTTAGTGGCGAGGAAGGTTTTTTACTTATTGATTCAAACTCATCAAATCTAATAGTGGATTCAAGATTTACTATTCAGGCAAATGAAGAAGTTTATAAAAATGTTAAAGTAATTGAGTATAAACCACCAATTGAGGAATTTTTAGCAAATGAATTTAAAATTGAAAAAATTGGTCTTGAAGATAAAGTGATTTATAGTTTTTATGAATTAATATCAAAAAAGTTTGGAAAAGAGAATGTATTTGTTTTTAAAGATATTATTGAAAATTTAAGAATTGTGAAAAGAGAAGATGAGATTGAAAAGATAAAAAAAGCAGAGGAGATTGCTGAAAAGGCTTTTTTGAAGACATTAGAACTTGTTAAAGAAGGGGTCAGTGAAAGAGATCTTCAAATTGAACTTGACTATCAAATGAAAATTTTTGGTGGAGAGAAAAACGGTTTTGACACAATTATTCTTTTTGGAGAAAGAGGAGCCCTTCCCCATGGAAAACCATCAAATAGGAAACTTAAAAATGGGGAAGCAATAATTTTTGATTTTGGAACAATCTTTGAAGGTTATCATTCTGATTGTACAAGAACAGTTTTCTTTGGAAAACAAAGTGATGAGTTTATGAGAGCATTTCAAGTTGTTTATGATGCTCAAAGATTAGGAATAGAGAATGCAAAAAGTGAAATGAAATCTAAAGATGTAGATAAGATAAGTAGGGATTATATAAAAAATATGGGTTTTGGAGAATATTTTGGTCATGGTTTAGGACATGGAGTTGGTTTAGAAATTCATGAAAAACCTGCTCTAAATCCAAGAGATGAGACAATTCTTAAAGAAAATATGGTTGTAACAATTGAACCAGGAATTTATATTGAAAATAAGTTTGGAATAAGAATAGAAGATATTATTGTCATTAAAGAGAAAGAATTAATTAATCTAACAAACCTTCCAAAAATTATTGAGATTTAA
- a CDS encoding PilN domain-containing protein, whose amino-acid sequence MNIKINLLPVVKKKRKTEDTNLIIIFVFFVIILGLVYFFYNTRINFLDKTLTIIQANINKLKDMETLKNEKIKSDSLVNYYINTILKLTKNQPKFSDFFKSLSSEFPKYAYITNLDVDLDTKVVRIVGETSDFYNLGRLLDYLKNSKTILNVYLTNFSRQEVAQTGESKITFTLIGILQIGGGK is encoded by the coding sequence ATGAATATTAAAATAAATCTTCTACCAGTAGTAAAAAAGAAAAGAAAAACAGAAGATACAAATTTAATAATAATTTTTGTTTTCTTTGTAATTATTTTAGGTTTAGTTTATTTCTTTTATAACACAAGAATTAACTTTTTAGATAAAACTTTAACAATAATTCAAGCAAATATAAACAAACTCAAAGATATGGAAACTCTTAAAAATGAGAAAATAAAATCAGATTCACTTGTAAATTATTATATTAATACAATTTTAAAATTAACAAAAAACCAACCAAAATTCTCTGATTTCTTTAAATCACTTTCATCTGAATTTCCAAAATATGCATATATTACAAATTTAGATGTTGATTTAGATACAAAAGTTGTTAGAATTGTTGGAGAAACATCTGATTTTTATAATCTTGGAAGACTACTCGATTATCTTAAAAATTCAAAAACAATTTTAAATGTTTATCTCACTAATTTTTCGAGACAAGAGGTGGCTCAAACTGGTGAATCAAAAATTACATTTACTCTAATTGGTATTCTTCAAATTGGAGGAGGAAAATGA
- the pilM gene encoding type IV pilus assembly protein PilM has product MANLFGGKTPLIGLDLGSGYLKIAQLKETTKGLNLVNIGLLPTPKGAIENAKIVNPDEIAEAIRTLLRMYSFIGKRVVTSVSGQLVTVRTLTVDKLPEKELDEVIKWEVQKLIPFKIEEASFDYQILGTLPESHGEKLSVIAAAASLDIINSIVSAIKLAKLEPVAIEIESFAELRLLDYTYKEKYTNNIIILINSGHTFTNINIIEDGILRFTRTIPFGGRNLIRVIQDGLKVSEKDAETYLVTACDLRMEKYQKDSETYRLTEIIIPLIEEFALEVRRSIIYYQGLPNFSGKNFLIILGGGTSRLKGLVDFMKSYLKVEVILDDLLLKGVVFNPKLFTEEYLREMSPFFTIAVGLAMREAFEKIEKSKTKTGGKKK; this is encoded by the coding sequence ATGGCTAATTTATTTGGAGGAAAAACACCATTAATTGGATTAGATCTGGGCTCAGGGTATCTTAAAATAGCCCAGTTAAAGGAAACAACTAAAGGTTTAAATCTTGTAAATATTGGTCTCTTACCGACGCCAAAAGGCGCAATTGAAAATGCAAAAATTGTAAATCCTGATGAAATAGCAGAAGCAATTAGAACTCTTTTAAGAATGTACTCTTTTATTGGTAAAAGAGTTGTAACCTCTGTTTCAGGTCAACTTGTTACTGTTAGAACTTTAACTGTTGATAAACTTCCAGAAAAAGAACTTGATGAGGTTATTAAGTGGGAGGTTCAAAAATTAATTCCATTTAAAATAGAAGAGGCAAGTTTTGATTATCAAATTCTTGGAACCCTTCCAGAATCTCATGGAGAAAAACTTTCTGTAATTGCAGCAGCAGCAAGTTTGGATATTATAAACAGTATTGTATCTGCAATTAAACTTGCAAAACTTGAACCAGTTGCAATTGAAATCGAATCATTTGCTGAATTGAGATTACTTGATTATACTTATAAAGAAAAATATACAAACAATATTATAATTTTAATAAATTCAGGTCATACATTCACAAACATAAACATAATTGAAGATGGAATATTAAGATTTACAAGAACAATCCCATTTGGGGGAAGAAATTTAATTAGAGTAATTCAAGATGGTTTAAAAGTTAGTGAAAAAGATGCAGAAACATATCTTGTAACCGCATGTGATTTAAGAATGGAAAAATACCAAAAAGATTCTGAAACTTATAGATTAACTGAAATAATTATTCCTTTAATTGAAGAATTTGCTCTTGAAGTTAGAAGATCAATTATTTATTATCAAGGTTTACCAAATTTTTCAGGTAAAAATTTCTTAATAATTTTAGGTGGTGGTACTTCAAGGTTAAAAGGACTTGTTGATTTTATGAAATCATATCTTAAGGTTGAGGTTATTCTTGATGATTTGCTCCTTAAGGGTGTTGTTTTTAATCCAAAACTTTTTACTGAAGAGTATTTAAGAGAGATGTCTCCATTCTTCACTATAGCAGTTGGGCTCGCCATGAGAGAAGCATTTGAAAAAATTGAAAAAAGTAAAACAAAAACAGGGGGAAAGAAAAAATGA
- a CDS encoding prepilin peptidase, translating into MIFNLIFNFILGASIGSFLNVLIYRIPRKIGITNGRSFCPNCGHKLSFFDLIPIFSYIFLKGKCRYCGGKISITYPIVETLSGFIFLLSFLFFGYSIYYLKFVIFASVLIVISVIDLQTMEIPDEPFIFGIFFGIIFFILEKNYLNNILGLIIPPVLFFLIIVLSKGGMGGGDFKLSFLFGLYLGFPKVIPWFFLSFIIGFFPAIFVLITKKGTRKTPIPFGPFMSISGIVTFLYGTQIIRFYNYLML; encoded by the coding sequence GTGATATTTAATTTAATTTTTAATTTCATTTTAGGTGCTTCAATTGGTAGTTTCCTTAATGTTTTAATTTATAGAATCCCCAGAAAAATAGGAATTACTAATGGTAGAAGTTTTTGTCCAAATTGTGGTCATAAACTTTCATTTTTTGATTTAATTCCAATTTTTTCTTATATATTTTTAAAAGGAAAATGTAGATATTGTGGTGGAAAGATTTCAATAACATATCCTATCGTTGAAACTCTATCTGGTTTTATATTTCTTCTCTCATTTCTATTTTTTGGTTATTCTATTTATTATTTAAAGTTTGTTATTTTTGCTTCTGTTTTAATTGTTATATCAGTAATAGATTTACAGACAATGGAAATTCCAGATGAACCATTTATTTTTGGAATATTTTTTGGAATTATTTTCTTTATACTTGAAAAAAATTATTTAAATAACATTTTAGGATTAATAATACCTCCAGTTCTTTTCTTTCTAATAATTGTCCTTTCAAAAGGTGGGATGGGTGGTGGAGATTTTAAACTATCTTTTCTTTTTGGTTTATATTTAGGTTTTCCAAAGGTAATACCTTGGTTTTTCCTCTCTTTTATAATTGGTTTTTTCCCAGCGATATTTGTATTGATAACAAAAAAAGGAACAAGAAAAACACCCATTCCATTTGGACCTTTTATGTCAATTTCAGGAATAGTAACATTTTTATATGGAACTCAAATAATTAGATTTTATAATTATTTAATGTTATAA